In Streptomyces sp. NBC_00306, a single genomic region encodes these proteins:
- a CDS encoding DUF3107 domain-containing protein, which yields MEVKIGVQHAPREIVLESGQSAEDVERAVGDALAGKAQLLSLSDDKGRKVLVPADRIAYVEIGEPAARRVGFGAL from the coding sequence GTGGAGGTCAAGATCGGCGTGCAGCACGCGCCCCGGGAGATCGTTCTGGAGAGCGGGCAGTCCGCCGAGGACGTCGAGCGCGCCGTGGGAGACGCGCTGGCCGGCAAGGCGCAGCTGCTCAGCCTCTCGGACGACAAGGGTCGCAAGGTCCTGGTGCCGGCCGACCGTATCGCCTACGTCGAGATCGGCGAACCGGCGGCACGGCGGGTGGGGTTCGGCGCGCTCTAG
- a CDS encoding TetR/AcrR family transcriptional regulator, protein MTAIEQTEAARPRGTRLPRRARRNQLLGAAQEVFVAQGYHAAAMDDIAERAGVSKPVLYQHFPGKLELYLALLDQHCESLLLAVRTALASTSDNKQRVAATMDAYFAYVEDEGGAFRLVFESDLTNEPAVRERVERVSLQCAEAISDVIAEDTGLSKDESMLLAVGLGGVSQVVARYWLASASDIPRDTAVQLLTSLAWRGIAGFPLHGAEQH, encoded by the coding sequence GTGACAGCCATCGAGCAGACAGAGGCGGCGCGCCCGCGAGGCACGCGTCTGCCACGCCGAGCCCGCAGGAACCAGCTCCTGGGCGCCGCCCAGGAAGTTTTCGTCGCCCAGGGCTACCACGCGGCCGCCATGGACGACATCGCCGAGCGGGCGGGCGTCAGCAAGCCCGTGCTCTACCAGCACTTCCCGGGCAAGCTCGAGCTCTATCTCGCGCTGCTCGACCAGCACTGCGAATCGCTGCTGCTCGCGGTCCGTACGGCGCTCGCGTCGACGTCGGACAACAAGCAGCGCGTCGCGGCCACCATGGACGCCTACTTCGCCTACGTCGAGGACGAGGGCGGCGCCTTCCGGCTGGTCTTCGAATCGGACCTGACCAACGAGCCCGCGGTGCGTGAGCGCGTCGAGCGCGTCTCGCTCCAGTGCGCCGAGGCCATCTCGGACGTGATCGCCGAGGACACCGGTCTGTCGAAGGACGAGTCGATGCTGCTCGCCGTCGGCCTCGGCGGTGTCTCGCAGGTCGTGGCCCGGTACTGGCTCGCCAGCGCGTCCGACATCCCGCGGGACACGGCGGTGCAGCTGCTGACCTCACTGGCCTGGCGCGGCATCGCGGGATTCCCGCTGCACGGCGCGGAGCAGCACTGA
- a CDS encoding alpha/beta fold hydrolase, with protein MSSTELPGVQAVAAAADPKVAAVRVADGEKLRSVSLPGLTLTVRSRPSARTGLPPALYVHGLGGSSQNWSGLMPLLEDVVDGEALDLPGFGDSPPPDDGNYSVTGHARAVIRHLDASARGPVHLIGNSLGGAVSTRVAAVRPDLVRTLTLVSPALPELRVQRSAVPTALLALPGVAGLFRRLSKDWTAEQRTRGVMALCYGDPTRVSDEALHNAVEEMERRVQLPYFWDAMARSARGIVDAYTLGGQHGLWRQAERVLAPTLLVYGGRDQLVSYRMARRAAAAFRDSRLLTLPDAGHVAMMEYPETVAQAVRELLDDCGRS; from the coding sequence ATGTCTTCGACCGAGCTTCCGGGCGTTCAGGCCGTCGCAGCCGCGGCGGACCCCAAGGTCGCGGCCGTGCGGGTGGCGGACGGGGAGAAACTCCGCTCCGTCTCCCTGCCCGGGCTCACCCTCACCGTGAGATCCCGGCCGTCGGCGCGCACCGGGCTGCCGCCTGCCCTGTACGTGCACGGGCTGGGCGGCTCCTCGCAGAACTGGTCGGGCCTGATGCCGCTGCTCGAGGACGTCGTGGACGGCGAGGCGCTCGACCTGCCCGGCTTCGGGGACTCACCGCCGCCGGACGACGGCAACTACTCGGTGACCGGGCATGCCCGCGCGGTCATCCGCCACCTCGACGCCTCCGCCCGGGGCCCGGTGCACCTCATCGGCAATTCACTCGGCGGAGCGGTCTCCACCCGCGTCGCGGCCGTGCGACCCGACCTTGTGCGCACCCTCACACTCGTCTCGCCCGCGCTGCCCGAACTGCGGGTGCAGCGCTCCGCGGTGCCCACGGCCCTGCTCGCCCTGCCGGGCGTGGCGGGGCTGTTCAGGCGCCTGTCGAAGGACTGGACGGCCGAACAGCGCACCAGGGGTGTGATGGCGCTCTGCTACGGAGACCCCACCCGCGTCTCCGACGAAGCGCTGCACAACGCGGTGGAGGAGATGGAGCGCCGCGTACAACTGCCGTACTTCTGGGACGCGATGGCCCGCTCGGCGCGCGGTATCGTCGACGCCTACACGCTCGGCGGCCAGCACGGACTGTGGCGGCAGGCGGAGCGGGTCCTCGCGCCGACCCTTCTGGTGTACGGCGGACGGGACCAGCTCGTGTCCTACCGCATGGCCCGCAGGGCGGCGGCGGCTTTCCGCGACTCCCGGCTGCTGACTCTGCCGGACGCGGGACACGTTGCCATGATGGAGTACCCGGAGACGGTCGCCCAGGCCGTTCGGGAACTGCTCGACGACTGCGGTAGGAGCTGA
- a CDS encoding DUF3152 domain-containing protein translates to MGRHSRKGPAPKGSGPDRGSGAYDSGAYDTGELEPVPSGPGGGRRRRGLSGTEHAPAGQGSAQTRGGHPEQREAGGGWGGPQDYGTRQGAAGAQRPQSFPRTATAARIPGPRRDFVEAFDEPQHGGSQDAYASVTTWGDAYDQDTGAGPVDAGTPDEERPKGGKGRTFTGIAAAAVTTVLAVVVAGQVASDGSDKAGAAASGEQRDDDGPASRSQNRQLPPPAEQAKPAAPVTYAQLMATQFQMDPKLTADGSFEAVPGLQKAPGKGRKIRYRVDIEKGLGLDGALFAGAVQRTLNDKRSWAHGGAMTFERISSGKPDFVITLASPGTTDVWCAKSDLDTSVDNVSCDSASTERVMINAYRWAQGSSTYGAKAMFPYRQMLINHEVGHRLGHGHVNCRTAGELAPVMQQQTKSLNVDGVKCRPNPWVHPGG, encoded by the coding sequence GTGGGACGACACAGCCGTAAGGGCCCCGCACCCAAGGGCTCAGGTCCGGACCGCGGGTCCGGCGCATACGACAGCGGTGCCTACGACACCGGCGAACTGGAGCCCGTGCCATCGGGTCCCGGCGGCGGACGGCGCAGGCGTGGCCTGTCCGGGACCGAGCACGCGCCCGCGGGCCAAGGGTCGGCGCAGACGCGCGGCGGACACCCCGAGCAGCGTGAGGCCGGCGGCGGCTGGGGCGGCCCGCAGGACTACGGCACCCGGCAGGGCGCTGCCGGCGCGCAGCGCCCGCAGTCCTTTCCGCGTACCGCGACGGCCGCCCGCATCCCCGGCCCGCGCCGGGACTTCGTCGAGGCCTTCGACGAGCCGCAGCATGGCGGGAGCCAGGACGCCTACGCCTCCGTCACCACCTGGGGCGACGCGTACGACCAGGACACCGGGGCGGGGCCGGTGGACGCCGGGACCCCCGACGAGGAGCGGCCCAAGGGCGGCAAGGGGCGCACCTTCACCGGGATCGCCGCGGCCGCGGTGACCACGGTCCTCGCCGTGGTGGTGGCCGGCCAGGTCGCCTCCGACGGGTCCGACAAGGCCGGTGCCGCCGCCTCCGGTGAGCAGCGGGACGACGACGGCCCGGCCTCGCGCTCCCAGAACCGGCAACTGCCGCCGCCCGCCGAGCAGGCGAAGCCCGCGGCGCCCGTCACGTACGCGCAGTTGATGGCCACGCAATTCCAGATGGACCCGAAGCTCACCGCCGACGGCTCGTTCGAGGCGGTGCCGGGCCTCCAGAAGGCGCCCGGCAAGGGGCGCAAGATCCGCTATCGGGTGGACATCGAGAAGGGACTCGGCCTGGACGGCGCGCTGTTCGCCGGAGCGGTGCAGCGGACCCTGAACGACAAGCGGAGCTGGGCGCACGGCGGCGCGATGACCTTCGAGCGGATCTCGTCCGGCAAACCGGACTTCGTCATCACCCTCGCGAGCCCCGGCACCACCGACGTCTGGTGCGCCAAGTCGGATCTGGACACCTCGGTCGACAACGTCAGCTGCGACTCGGCCTCGACCGAGCGCGTGATGATCAATGCCTACCGGTGGGCGCAGGGCTCGTCGACGTACGGCGCGAAGGCGATGTTCCCGTATCGCCAGATGCTCATCAATCACGAGGTCGGACACCGCCTCGGACACGGCCATGTGAACTGCCGGACCGCCGGAGAGCTCGCGCCGGTGATGCAGCAGCAGACCAAGTCGCTGAATGTCGACGGGGTCAAGTGCCGGCCCAACCCCTGGGTGCATCCCGGCGGTTGA
- a CDS encoding DUF3492 domain-containing protein — MRIGLLTDGGYPYATGESRLWCDRLVRGLAQHDFDVYALSRSAQQVEQGWIQLPPQVQRVRTAPLWAPEDDGHTYGRRDRRRFLGHFKEFAAAVCADGDDHREAFAEGLYGLADLARERGGLYAALRSEVAVRVLESACRAPGARRTVHAATVPDYLMFADELERTLRPLSLDWYGDDGLGTVDLCHAASGGSAALPGLLAKRFFGVPLLVTEYGVHLRAHYLSADGAELGAPVRALLAAFQRRLAAEVYAQASVITPGNAHARRWQEKCGADRARLRTVHPGMEADRFAAVGEGADSGDPHTLVWIGRIEPAKDLIALLHAFAEVRKAEPQARLRLFGAPVHGAEAATYLAHCQALAAQLFPDEAADAHAVGDNPVSFEEIGGPEAPELADAYATGGVVVLSSVVEGFPISLVEAMFCGRATVSTDVGAVVEVIGGTGLVVPPRNPRALADACIALLRDPERRERLGAAARARALELFTVEQNLAAFRGIYLELISHSPVRREAVDEDGAPVPFGHPAEAHMQGRWTGRAAGPGSGTASGPESGTASRSAADGRTAPGAAHHKAPRWADGPRTGHVAPAAADIPTPAKEARA, encoded by the coding sequence GTGCGGATCGGACTGCTTACGGACGGTGGTTATCCGTATGCGACGGGTGAGTCCAGGCTGTGGTGCGACCGGCTCGTGCGCGGGCTCGCACAGCACGACTTCGACGTCTACGCCCTCAGCCGCAGCGCCCAGCAGGTGGAACAGGGCTGGATCCAGCTCCCTCCCCAGGTGCAGCGGGTCCGCACCGCCCCGCTGTGGGCCCCCGAGGACGACGGGCACACCTATGGACGCCGTGACCGGCGGCGCTTCCTCGGCCACTTCAAGGAGTTCGCAGCCGCCGTCTGCGCGGACGGCGACGACCACCGCGAGGCCTTCGCCGAAGGGCTGTACGGCCTGGCCGACCTCGCCCGCGAGCGCGGCGGGCTCTACGCGGCCCTCCGCTCGGAGGTCGCCGTGCGTGTCCTCGAATCCGCCTGCCGCGCGCCCGGTGCACGCCGTACCGTGCACGCCGCCACCGTGCCCGACTACCTCATGTTCGCCGACGAGCTGGAGCGCACCCTGCGCCCGCTCTCCCTCGACTGGTACGGCGACGACGGCCTTGGAACCGTCGACCTCTGCCATGCCGCGTCCGGCGGATCCGCGGCTCTGCCCGGCTTGTTGGCCAAACGCTTCTTCGGGGTTCCGCTGCTGGTCACCGAGTACGGCGTCCACCTGCGCGCGCACTATCTGTCCGCCGACGGCGCCGAACTGGGCGCCCCCGTACGCGCCCTGCTCGCCGCGTTCCAGCGACGGCTCGCCGCCGAGGTCTACGCCCAGGCCTCCGTGATCACCCCCGGCAACGCCCACGCCCGGCGCTGGCAGGAGAAGTGCGGCGCCGACCGGGCCAGGCTGCGCACCGTCCATCCCGGTATGGAGGCGGACCGGTTCGCCGCCGTGGGGGAGGGGGCCGACAGCGGCGACCCGCACACCCTCGTGTGGATCGGCCGTATCGAGCCCGCCAAGGACCTCATCGCGCTGCTGCACGCCTTCGCCGAGGTGCGCAAGGCCGAACCGCAGGCGCGGCTGCGGCTGTTCGGGGCGCCGGTGCACGGAGCCGAGGCCGCCACCTATCTCGCCCACTGCCAGGCCCTGGCCGCGCAGCTGTTCCCCGACGAGGCGGCCGACGCGCACGCCGTCGGCGACAACCCCGTCTCCTTCGAGGAGATCGGCGGACCCGAGGCGCCGGAACTCGCCGACGCCTATGCGACCGGCGGCGTGGTCGTGCTCTCCAGCGTCGTCGAGGGCTTTCCGATCAGCCTGGTCGAGGCGATGTTCTGCGGGCGGGCGACCGTCTCCACCGACGTCGGTGCGGTCGTCGAAGTCATCGGCGGCACCGGCCTGGTGGTGCCGCCGCGCAACCCGAGGGCGCTCGCGGACGCCTGTATCGCGCTGCTGCGCGACCCGGAGCGCAGGGAGCGGCTGGGCGCCGCGGCGCGCGCCCGGGCGCTGGAGCTCTTCACCGTCGAGCAGAACCTCGCGGCATTTCGCGGCATTTACCTGGAGCTCATCTCCCACTCGCCGGTCCGGCGCGAGGCCGTCGACGAGGACGGCGCACCCGTCCCCTTCGGCCACCCCGCCGAGGCACATATGCAGGGCCGATGGACGGGCCGGGCGGCAGGACCCGGCTCCGGCACCGCGTCGGGCCCGGAATCCGGCACCGCGTCCCGCTCCGCAGCGGACGGCCGCACCGCTCCCGGCGCCGCGCACCACAAGGCGCCCCGGTGGGCCGACGGCCCGAGGACCGGTCATGTCGCCCCGGCGGCCGCCGACATCCCCACCCCCGCGAAGGAGGCACGCGCATGA
- a CDS encoding NAD-dependent epimerase/dehydratase family protein — translation MRVLLLGANGFLGRFVADRLLADPAVHLTALGRGDDADVRFDLAGGSPGALTRFLGAVHPGVVINCAGATRGGARDLTRYNTVAVATVCEALRRSGCGARLVQLGCASEYGPSQQGSSTAEDAIPRPGGPYGVSKLAATELVLGAGLDAVVLRVFSPVGPGTPAGSPLGRLAEAMRRAMQSGDGELKLSGLGVQRDFVDVRDVARAVHAASLSAAQGIVNIGTGRSVRLRDAAAVLARVAGYSGALHELDAPTGRPGIGAPRSEAMMDHLSAPVPYPDGCGSWQQADVRTARDRLGWRPRINLEESLADIWMEAACRI, via the coding sequence ATGAGGGTGCTGCTGCTCGGAGCCAACGGATTCCTCGGCCGCTTCGTCGCCGACCGGCTGCTCGCCGACCCCGCCGTCCATCTCACCGCGCTCGGCCGCGGGGACGACGCCGATGTGCGCTTCGACCTCGCCGGAGGCAGCCCGGGCGCCCTGACCCGCTTCCTGGGCGCGGTCCACCCCGGCGTCGTCATCAACTGCGCCGGCGCCACCCGCGGCGGTGCCCGCGATCTGACCCGGTACAACACCGTCGCCGTGGCCACCGTCTGCGAGGCCCTGCGCCGCAGCGGCTGCGGGGCCCGGCTCGTCCAGCTCGGCTGCGCCTCCGAGTACGGGCCCTCTCAGCAGGGGTCCTCGACCGCCGAGGACGCGATTCCGCGGCCCGGCGGCCCCTACGGCGTGAGCAAGCTCGCCGCCACCGAACTGGTCCTGGGTGCCGGTCTGGACGCCGTCGTGCTGCGCGTCTTCTCACCCGTCGGGCCCGGCACCCCGGCGGGTTCCCCGCTCGGCCGTCTCGCCGAGGCGATGCGCCGTGCCATGCAGTCCGGCGACGGGGAGCTCAAGCTCAGCGGCCTCGGCGTGCAGCGCGACTTCGTCGACGTGCGGGACGTGGCACGGGCCGTGCACGCGGCCTCCCTCTCGGCCGCGCAGGGCATCGTCAACATCGGCACGGGCCGCTCCGTACGGCTGCGCGACGCGGCCGCCGTGCTGGCCAGGGTCGCGGGATACAGCGGTGCGCTGCACGAGCTCGACGCCCCCACCGGCCGGCCGGGCATCGGGGCGCCGCGTTCCGAGGCGATGATGGATCACCTCTCCGCCCCCGTGCCGTATCCGGACGGTTGTGGCAGCTGGCAGCAGGCGGACGTCCGCACGGCCCGCGACCGGCTCGGCTGGCGCCCCCGTATCAATCTCGAGGAATCGCTCGCCGACATCTGGATGGAGGCGGCATGTCGCATCTGA
- a CDS encoding spherulation-specific family 4 protein has translation MSHLTTTGSQLSATGAERLGVGVPGYAHPLLAPAEWAELTRPGAPLHWVVLNVANGPGSRPDPHCLAAAGRLNNAGVRVLGHLDMAHGSRAFGDLVADAHHYLEWYRVGGFILDRCPTDRADLLQVRRTTATLEAVLDGGHLVLGHGAHPHPGYADAADQLVTFSGPWTDYRWSQVAEWTADHPPERFVHFVHGVPRTHLEEATRIARWQGAGTIFFTDRTDRVVPSDGAHRGERKGQIGPFETLPGYWDEIVSQIGRGVSE, from the coding sequence ATGTCGCATCTGACGACCACCGGCTCCCAGCTCTCGGCCACCGGCGCGGAGAGACTCGGCGTCGGTGTCCCCGGCTACGCCCACCCCCTGCTCGCTCCCGCCGAGTGGGCCGAACTGACCCGGCCCGGAGCCCCCTTGCACTGGGTCGTGCTCAATGTCGCCAACGGGCCGGGCTCCCGTCCCGACCCGCACTGCCTCGCGGCCGCGGGCCGGCTGAACAACGCCGGTGTGCGCGTTCTCGGCCATCTCGACATGGCCCACGGCTCGCGCGCCTTCGGTGATCTCGTCGCGGACGCGCACCACTACCTCGAGTGGTACCGCGTCGGCGGCTTCATCCTGGACCGCTGCCCGACGGACCGCGCCGACCTGCTCCAGGTCAGGCGGACGACCGCGACACTGGAGGCGGTGCTCGACGGCGGACACCTGGTCCTCGGGCACGGCGCGCACCCGCACCCGGGATACGCGGATGCGGCCGATCAGCTGGTCACCTTCAGCGGGCCGTGGACGGACTACCGCTGGTCACAGGTGGCGGAGTGGACGGCGGACCACCCGCCGGAGCGCTTCGTCCACTTCGTCCACGGTGTGCCGCGCACCCATCTGGAGGAGGCCACCCGGATCGCCCGCTGGCAGGGCGCGGGGACGATCTTCTTCACCGACAGGACGGATCGCGTCGTCCCCTCCGACGGTGCGCACCGCGGCGAACGCAAGGGGCAGATCGGTCCATTCGAGACACTGCCCGGTTACTGGGACGAAATCGTCTCGCAGATCGGACGTGGTGTCTCGGAATGA
- the moeZ gene encoding adenylyltransferase/sulfurtransferase MoeZ: MSLPPLVEPAAELTVDEVRRYSRHLIIPDVGMDGQKRLKNAKVLCVGAGGLGSPALMYLAAAGVGTLGIVEFDEVDESNLQRQIIHSQADIGRSKAVSAKDTVLGINPYVNVILHEERLEAENVMDIFSQYDLIVDGTDNFATRYLVNDACVLLNKPYVWGSIYRFDGQASVFWSEHGPCYRCLYPEPPPPGMVPSCAEGGVLGVLCASIGSIQVNEAIKLLAGIGEPLVGRLMIYDALEMQYRQVKVRKDPDCAVCGENPTVTELIDYEAFCGVVSEEAQEAAAGSTITPKQLKEWIDDGESIEIIDVREVNEYEIVSIPGAKLIPKNEFLMGTALESLPQDKKIVLHCKTGVRSAEVLAVLKSAGFADAVHVGGGVIGWVNQIEPDKPVY; encoded by the coding sequence GTGTCGCTGCCACCCCTGGTCGAGCCAGCTGCTGAGCTCACCGTCGACGAGGTCCGCAGGTACTCCCGCCACCTGATCATCCCGGATGTCGGGATGGACGGGCAGAAGCGGCTGAAGAACGCCAAGGTGCTGTGTGTCGGCGCCGGCGGCCTGGGCTCGCCGGCCCTGATGTACCTGGCCGCGGCCGGTGTCGGCACGCTCGGCATCGTGGAGTTCGACGAGGTCGACGAGTCGAACCTGCAGCGTCAGATCATCCACAGCCAGGCGGACATCGGCCGCTCCAAGGCCGTGTCCGCGAAGGACACCGTCCTCGGCATCAACCCGTACGTGAACGTGATCCTCCACGAAGAGCGGCTCGAGGCCGAGAACGTGATGGACATCTTCAGCCAGTACGACCTGATCGTCGACGGCACCGACAACTTCGCGACCCGGTACCTGGTCAACGACGCGTGCGTCCTGCTGAACAAGCCGTACGTCTGGGGCTCCATCTACCGTTTCGACGGCCAGGCCTCCGTCTTCTGGTCCGAGCACGGACCCTGCTACCGCTGCCTCTACCCCGAGCCCCCGCCGCCGGGCATGGTCCCGAGCTGCGCCGAGGGCGGCGTGCTGGGCGTCCTGTGCGCGTCCATCGGGTCCATCCAGGTCAACGAGGCAATCAAGCTTCTCGCCGGCATCGGTGAGCCGCTCGTCGGCCGGCTGATGATCTACGACGCGCTGGAGATGCAGTACCGCCAGGTCAAGGTCCGCAAGGACCCGGACTGCGCGGTCTGCGGCGAGAACCCCACCGTCACCGAGCTCATCGACTACGAGGCCTTCTGCGGTGTCGTGTCCGAGGAGGCGCAGGAAGCGGCTGCCGGTTCGACGATCACTCCCAAGCAGCTCAAGGAGTGGATCGACGACGGTGAGAGCATCGAGATCATCGACGTTCGTGAGGTCAACGAGTACGAGATCGTCTCGATCCCGGGCGCGAAGCTGATCCCGAAGAACGAGTTCCTGATGGGTACCGCGCTGGAGAGCCTGCCGCAGGACAAGAAGATCGTCCTGCATTGCAAGACAGGTGTCCGCAGTGCGGAAGTTCTCGCCGTTCTCAAGTCCGCGGGCTTCGCGGACGCGGTGCACGTGGGCGGCGGCGTGATCGGCTGGGTCAACCAGATCGAGCCGGACAAGCCCGTCTACTGA